Proteins encoded by one window of Gouania willdenowi chromosome 4, fGouWil2.1, whole genome shotgun sequence:
- the dnm3a gene encoding dynamin 3a isoform X4, which produces MSNPGMEALIPLVNSLQDALSDVCYNYELHLPQIVVVGAQSSGKSSVLENLVGRDFLPRGTGIVTRRPLILRLLHADTVYGEFHHCKGNKFTDFNKIREEIKAETERLTGRNKDISSVPINLLIYSPHVVNLTLVDLPGITKVSVGDQPADIEYQIRKLIMQYICHENCLILAVTPANTDLTNSDALKLAKDVDPQGLRTIGVITKLDLMDKGTDAKEILENRFLPLRLGYIGVVNRSQKDIDGQKDIRAALQAENNFFLSHPAYKHMAHRMGTPYLQKILNQHLSNHIRDTLPGFRRDLESQLRALNKEAEEFRLDDPTSRNKTLTLLIHHFADELKKLIDGTCDNVDTVCLSGGARLNQIFHLRLPNELTKVQPDEIKLRREISYAIRNIHGVRTGLFPPDMAFEAIVKKQISWLKEPCNKFIDMVNEELITTVNQCFDKLTCFPKLREETEKLVTTKIYEQERKCKDLVLQLIEIQLAYINTNHEDFVGFSKTQHVNTQNNKICGVSENQGVALRSSLIVIRKGWLTMSNIGLMKGGKEYWFILTAESLSWFKDEEEKEKQYMLPLDNLKLKDIVKGFKSSRFYFSIYNTELRNVYKDQKWLELACCSQEELDSWKVSLFRAGVFPDKVEVDGLGNEEFTDPLLERQVETIRHLVDSYMSIIHKTFRDQMPKTVMHVMVNSVKEFIRSELLSQLYPLRETLMDESPDQQQHRVEVLRKHRALKEALAVIEQVSLSIPLPPPVDSPRIQPSSSQETSKNGRPGHPPLPSPPEHHKRHNASPDSFMHSSTQHIRPRPSGPRRQAPPIPSVK; this is translated from the exons ATGAGCAACCCTGGGATGGAGGCGCTGATCCCGTTGGTCAACTCTCTTCAAGATGCTCTGAGCGACGTCTGTTACAACTACGAACTTCACCTGCCGCAGATAGTAGTGGTCGGTGCCCAGAGCTCAGGGAAGAGCTCAGTGCTGGAAAACCTTGTGGGAAG AGACTTCCTACCACGAGGAACAGGAATTGTGACCCGCAGGCCATTAATCCTCCGGCTGCTACATGCTGACACAG TGTATGGTGAGTTCCATCACTGTAAAGGAAACAAGTTCACAGATTTCAATAAAATCCGTGAAGAAATCAAAGCAGAGACAGAAAGACTGACAGGACGTAACAAAGATATTTCTTCTGTGCCCATTAACCTGCTGATCTACTCTCCACATG TAGTGAACCTGACTCTTGTAGACCTACCTGGCATCACCAAGGTGTCTGTAGGGGATCAGCCTGCAGACATTGAGTATCAGATCCGAAAATTGATCATGCAGTATATCTGCCATGAAAACTGTCTCATCTTGGCTGTTACACCTGCAAACACAGACCTGACCAACTCAGATGCTCTTAAACTGGCCAAAGACGTTGACCCACAAG GTCTGCGGACTATTGGCGTCATTACAAAGCTGGATCTCATGGATAAAGGAACCGATGCAAAGGAAATACTTGAGAACAGATTTCTTCCCTTACGTTTAG GTTACATAGGGGTGGTGAACCGCAGTCAAAAGGACATTGATGGGCAAAAGGATATTAGGGCAGCTCTTCAGGCAGAGAATAACTTCTTCCTGTCCCATCCAGCCTACAAACACATGGCTCATCGCATGGGGActccctatttacaaaaaatacttAACCAG CATTTGTCAAACCACATCAGGGACACACTGCCAGGTTTCCGTCGTGACTTGGAAAGTCAGCTCCGAGCTCTAAACAAGGAGGCAGAGGAATTCAGACTTGATGATCCTACATCCAGAAACAAGACTCTGACACT GTTAATTCATCACTTTGCTGATGAATTAAAGAAGCTGATAGATGGCACGTGCGACAATGTCGACACAGTTTGTCTGTCTGGAGGGGCGCGGCTCAATCAGATCTTTCATCTGCGCTTACCCAATGAGCTCACCAAG GTTCAACCTGATGAGATCAAGCTTCGACGAGAGATCAGCTATGCCATCAGAAACATTCATGGTGTCAG GACTGGGTTGTTCCCACCTGACATGGCCTTTGAAGCCATAGTGAAGAAGCAGATTTCTTGGCTAAAAGAGCCATGTAACAAGTTTATTGACATGGTCAATGAGGAACTCATCACCACTGTTAATCAGTGTTTTGACAAG CTCACCTGCTTCCCTAAACTGCGCGAGGAGACTGAGAAACTTGTGACCACCAAAATCTATGAGCAGGAGAGGAAATGCAAAGACCTG GTGCTGCAGCTGATCGAGATACAGCTTGCCTACATTAATACCAACCATGAAGACTTTGTTGGCTTCTCTAA AACTCAGCATGTcaacactcaaaacaacaagaTATGTGGGGTGTCGGAAAACCAG GGTGTGGCCCTTCGGTCAAGTCTAATA GTCATTCGGAAAGGTTGGCTCACTATGAGCAACATTGGATTGATGAAAGGTGGTAAAGAGTACTGGTTCATCCTGACTGCAGAGAGTCTGTCCTGGTTCAAAGATGAAGAG gaaaaagaGAAGCAGTACATGCTTCCTTTGGACAACCTGAAGCTCAAAGATATCGTAAAGGGCTTCAAATCCAgcagattttatttttctatctaCAACACAGAGTTGAG GAACGTGTATAAGGACCAGAAATGGCTGGAGTTGGCTTGTTGCTCTCAGGAGGAGTTGGACAGCTGGAAAGTTTCTCTGTTCCGCGCCGGCGTCTTTCCTGACAAGGTCGAA GTGGATGGGCTGGGAAATGAAGAGTTCACTGATCCCTTGCTTGAACGACAAGTTGAAACCATCCGTCACCTGGTCGACTCCTACATGAGCATAATCCATAAGACCTTCAGGGACCAAATGCCAAAGACTGTAATGCACGTCATGGTCAACAGT GTGAAGGAGTTCATTAGGTCCGAGCTGCTGAGCCAGCTCTATCCTCTGAGAGAAACCTTGATGGATGAGTCGCCAGATCAGCAGCAGCACCGGGTGGAGGTGCTCCGCAAGCACAGGGCCCTGAAAGAGGCACTGGCTGTCATCGAACAAGTCTCACTTTCCATCCCCCTGCCTCCACCCGTAGATTCACCCAGGATACAACCTTCCAG TTCCCAGGAGACCTCCAAGAATGGCAGGCCAGGCCACCCTCCACTTCCTTCTCCTCCAGAGCATCACAAGAGACACAATGCTTCCCCAGACAGTTTTATGCATTCCTCCACCCAACATATTCGTCCTCGACCCAGTGGGCCCAG
- the dnm3a gene encoding dynamin 3a isoform X1 — protein sequence MRGLPSVSADVAMSNPGMEALIPLVNSLQDALSDVCYNYELHLPQIVVVGAQSSGKSSVLENLVGRDFLPRGTGIVTRRPLILRLLHADTVYGEFHHCKGNKFTDFNKIREEIKAETERLTGRNKDISSVPINLLIYSPHVVNLTLVDLPGITKVSVGDQPADIEYQIRKLIMQYICHENCLILAVTPANTDLTNSDALKLAKDVDPQGLRTIGVITKLDLMDKGTDAKEILENRFLPLRLGYIGVVNRSQKDIDGQKDIRAALQAENNFFLSHPAYKHMAHRMGTPYLQKILNQHLSNHIRDTLPGFRRDLESQLRALNKEAEEFRLDDPTSRNKTLTLLIHHFADELKKLIDGTCDNVDTVCLSGGARLNQIFHLRLPNELTKVQPDEIKLRREISYAIRNIHGVRTGLFPPDMAFEAIVKKQISWLKEPCNKFIDMVNEELITTVNQCFDKLTCFPKLREETEKLVTTKIYEQERKCKDLVLQLIEIQLAYINTNHEDFVGFSKTQHVNTQNNKICGVSENQGVALRSSLIVIRKGWLTMSNIGLMKGGKEYWFILTAESLSWFKDEEEKEKQYMLPLDNLKLKDIVKGFKSSRFYFSIYNTELRNVYKDQKWLELACCSQEELDSWKVSLFRAGVFPDKVEVDGLGNEEFTDPLLERQVETIRHLVDSYMSIIHKTFRDQMPKTVMHVMVNSVKEFIRSELLSQLYPLRETLMDESPDQQQHRVEVLRKHRALKEALAVIEQVSLSIPLPPPVDSPRIQPSSSQETSKNGRPGHPPLPSPPEHHKRHNASPDSFMHSSTQHIRPRPSGPRRQAPPIPSVK from the exons ATGAGAGGACTGCC GTCAGTCTCTGCTGATGTTGCTATGAGCAACCCTGGGATGGAGGCGCTGATCCCGTTGGTCAACTCTCTTCAAGATGCTCTGAGCGACGTCTGTTACAACTACGAACTTCACCTGCCGCAGATAGTAGTGGTCGGTGCCCAGAGCTCAGGGAAGAGCTCAGTGCTGGAAAACCTTGTGGGAAG AGACTTCCTACCACGAGGAACAGGAATTGTGACCCGCAGGCCATTAATCCTCCGGCTGCTACATGCTGACACAG TGTATGGTGAGTTCCATCACTGTAAAGGAAACAAGTTCACAGATTTCAATAAAATCCGTGAAGAAATCAAAGCAGAGACAGAAAGACTGACAGGACGTAACAAAGATATTTCTTCTGTGCCCATTAACCTGCTGATCTACTCTCCACATG TAGTGAACCTGACTCTTGTAGACCTACCTGGCATCACCAAGGTGTCTGTAGGGGATCAGCCTGCAGACATTGAGTATCAGATCCGAAAATTGATCATGCAGTATATCTGCCATGAAAACTGTCTCATCTTGGCTGTTACACCTGCAAACACAGACCTGACCAACTCAGATGCTCTTAAACTGGCCAAAGACGTTGACCCACAAG GTCTGCGGACTATTGGCGTCATTACAAAGCTGGATCTCATGGATAAAGGAACCGATGCAAAGGAAATACTTGAGAACAGATTTCTTCCCTTACGTTTAG GTTACATAGGGGTGGTGAACCGCAGTCAAAAGGACATTGATGGGCAAAAGGATATTAGGGCAGCTCTTCAGGCAGAGAATAACTTCTTCCTGTCCCATCCAGCCTACAAACACATGGCTCATCGCATGGGGActccctatttacaaaaaatacttAACCAG CATTTGTCAAACCACATCAGGGACACACTGCCAGGTTTCCGTCGTGACTTGGAAAGTCAGCTCCGAGCTCTAAACAAGGAGGCAGAGGAATTCAGACTTGATGATCCTACATCCAGAAACAAGACTCTGACACT GTTAATTCATCACTTTGCTGATGAATTAAAGAAGCTGATAGATGGCACGTGCGACAATGTCGACACAGTTTGTCTGTCTGGAGGGGCGCGGCTCAATCAGATCTTTCATCTGCGCTTACCCAATGAGCTCACCAAG GTTCAACCTGATGAGATCAAGCTTCGACGAGAGATCAGCTATGCCATCAGAAACATTCATGGTGTCAG GACTGGGTTGTTCCCACCTGACATGGCCTTTGAAGCCATAGTGAAGAAGCAGATTTCTTGGCTAAAAGAGCCATGTAACAAGTTTATTGACATGGTCAATGAGGAACTCATCACCACTGTTAATCAGTGTTTTGACAAG CTCACCTGCTTCCCTAAACTGCGCGAGGAGACTGAGAAACTTGTGACCACCAAAATCTATGAGCAGGAGAGGAAATGCAAAGACCTG GTGCTGCAGCTGATCGAGATACAGCTTGCCTACATTAATACCAACCATGAAGACTTTGTTGGCTTCTCTAA AACTCAGCATGTcaacactcaaaacaacaagaTATGTGGGGTGTCGGAAAACCAG GGTGTGGCCCTTCGGTCAAGTCTAATA GTCATTCGGAAAGGTTGGCTCACTATGAGCAACATTGGATTGATGAAAGGTGGTAAAGAGTACTGGTTCATCCTGACTGCAGAGAGTCTGTCCTGGTTCAAAGATGAAGAG gaaaaagaGAAGCAGTACATGCTTCCTTTGGACAACCTGAAGCTCAAAGATATCGTAAAGGGCTTCAAATCCAgcagattttatttttctatctaCAACACAGAGTTGAG GAACGTGTATAAGGACCAGAAATGGCTGGAGTTGGCTTGTTGCTCTCAGGAGGAGTTGGACAGCTGGAAAGTTTCTCTGTTCCGCGCCGGCGTCTTTCCTGACAAGGTCGAA GTGGATGGGCTGGGAAATGAAGAGTTCACTGATCCCTTGCTTGAACGACAAGTTGAAACCATCCGTCACCTGGTCGACTCCTACATGAGCATAATCCATAAGACCTTCAGGGACCAAATGCCAAAGACTGTAATGCACGTCATGGTCAACAGT GTGAAGGAGTTCATTAGGTCCGAGCTGCTGAGCCAGCTCTATCCTCTGAGAGAAACCTTGATGGATGAGTCGCCAGATCAGCAGCAGCACCGGGTGGAGGTGCTCCGCAAGCACAGGGCCCTGAAAGAGGCACTGGCTGTCATCGAACAAGTCTCACTTTCCATCCCCCTGCCTCCACCCGTAGATTCACCCAGGATACAACCTTCCAG TTCCCAGGAGACCTCCAAGAATGGCAGGCCAGGCCACCCTCCACTTCCTTCTCCTCCAGAGCATCACAAGAGACACAATGCTTCCCCAGACAGTTTTATGCATTCCTCCACCCAACATATTCGTCCTCGACCCAGTGGGCCCAG
- the dnm3a gene encoding dynamin 3a isoform X3, with amino-acid sequence MRGLPSVSADVAMSNPGMEALIPLVNSLQDALSDVCYNYELHLPQIVVVGAQSSGKSSVLENLVGRDFLPRGTGIVTRRPLILRLLHADTVYGEFHHCKGNKFTDFNKIREEIKAETERLTGRNKDISSVPINLLIYSPHVVNLTLVDLPGITKVSVGDQPADIEYQIRKLIMQYICHENCLILAVTPANTDLTNSDALKLAKDVDPQGLRTIGVITKLDLMDKGTDAKEILENRFLPLRLGYIGVVNRSQKDIDGQKDIRAALQAENNFFLSHPAYKHMAHRMGTPYLQKILNQHLSNHIRDTLPGFRRDLESQLRALNKEAEEFRLDDPTSRNKTLTLLIHHFADELKKLIDGTCDNVDTVCLSGGARLNQIFHLRLPNELTKVQPDEIKLRREISYAIRNIHGVRTGLFPPDMAFEAIVKKQISWLKEPCNKFIDMVNEELITTVNQCFDKLTCFPKLREETEKLVTTKIYEQERKCKDLVLQLIEIQLAYINTNHEDFVGFSKTQHVNTQNNKICGVSENQVIRKGWLTMSNIGLMKGGKEYWFILTAESLSWFKDEEEKEKQYMLPLDNLKLKDIVKGFKSSRFYFSIYNTELRNVYKDQKWLELACCSQEELDSWKVSLFRAGVFPDKVEVDGLGNEEFTDPLLERQVETIRHLVDSYMSIIHKTFRDQMPKTVMHVMVNSVKEFIRSELLSQLYPLRETLMDESPDQQQHRVEVLRKHRALKEALAVIEQVSLSIPLPPPVDSPRIQPSSSQETSKNGRPGHPPLPSPPEHHKRHNASPDSFMHSSTQHIRPRPSGPRRQAPPIPSVK; translated from the exons ATGAGAGGACTGCC GTCAGTCTCTGCTGATGTTGCTATGAGCAACCCTGGGATGGAGGCGCTGATCCCGTTGGTCAACTCTCTTCAAGATGCTCTGAGCGACGTCTGTTACAACTACGAACTTCACCTGCCGCAGATAGTAGTGGTCGGTGCCCAGAGCTCAGGGAAGAGCTCAGTGCTGGAAAACCTTGTGGGAAG AGACTTCCTACCACGAGGAACAGGAATTGTGACCCGCAGGCCATTAATCCTCCGGCTGCTACATGCTGACACAG TGTATGGTGAGTTCCATCACTGTAAAGGAAACAAGTTCACAGATTTCAATAAAATCCGTGAAGAAATCAAAGCAGAGACAGAAAGACTGACAGGACGTAACAAAGATATTTCTTCTGTGCCCATTAACCTGCTGATCTACTCTCCACATG TAGTGAACCTGACTCTTGTAGACCTACCTGGCATCACCAAGGTGTCTGTAGGGGATCAGCCTGCAGACATTGAGTATCAGATCCGAAAATTGATCATGCAGTATATCTGCCATGAAAACTGTCTCATCTTGGCTGTTACACCTGCAAACACAGACCTGACCAACTCAGATGCTCTTAAACTGGCCAAAGACGTTGACCCACAAG GTCTGCGGACTATTGGCGTCATTACAAAGCTGGATCTCATGGATAAAGGAACCGATGCAAAGGAAATACTTGAGAACAGATTTCTTCCCTTACGTTTAG GTTACATAGGGGTGGTGAACCGCAGTCAAAAGGACATTGATGGGCAAAAGGATATTAGGGCAGCTCTTCAGGCAGAGAATAACTTCTTCCTGTCCCATCCAGCCTACAAACACATGGCTCATCGCATGGGGActccctatttacaaaaaatacttAACCAG CATTTGTCAAACCACATCAGGGACACACTGCCAGGTTTCCGTCGTGACTTGGAAAGTCAGCTCCGAGCTCTAAACAAGGAGGCAGAGGAATTCAGACTTGATGATCCTACATCCAGAAACAAGACTCTGACACT GTTAATTCATCACTTTGCTGATGAATTAAAGAAGCTGATAGATGGCACGTGCGACAATGTCGACACAGTTTGTCTGTCTGGAGGGGCGCGGCTCAATCAGATCTTTCATCTGCGCTTACCCAATGAGCTCACCAAG GTTCAACCTGATGAGATCAAGCTTCGACGAGAGATCAGCTATGCCATCAGAAACATTCATGGTGTCAG GACTGGGTTGTTCCCACCTGACATGGCCTTTGAAGCCATAGTGAAGAAGCAGATTTCTTGGCTAAAAGAGCCATGTAACAAGTTTATTGACATGGTCAATGAGGAACTCATCACCACTGTTAATCAGTGTTTTGACAAG CTCACCTGCTTCCCTAAACTGCGCGAGGAGACTGAGAAACTTGTGACCACCAAAATCTATGAGCAGGAGAGGAAATGCAAAGACCTG GTGCTGCAGCTGATCGAGATACAGCTTGCCTACATTAATACCAACCATGAAGACTTTGTTGGCTTCTCTAA AACTCAGCATGTcaacactcaaaacaacaagaTATGTGGGGTGTCGGAAAACCAG GTCATTCGGAAAGGTTGGCTCACTATGAGCAACATTGGATTGATGAAAGGTGGTAAAGAGTACTGGTTCATCCTGACTGCAGAGAGTCTGTCCTGGTTCAAAGATGAAGAG gaaaaagaGAAGCAGTACATGCTTCCTTTGGACAACCTGAAGCTCAAAGATATCGTAAAGGGCTTCAAATCCAgcagattttatttttctatctaCAACACAGAGTTGAG GAACGTGTATAAGGACCAGAAATGGCTGGAGTTGGCTTGTTGCTCTCAGGAGGAGTTGGACAGCTGGAAAGTTTCTCTGTTCCGCGCCGGCGTCTTTCCTGACAAGGTCGAA GTGGATGGGCTGGGAAATGAAGAGTTCACTGATCCCTTGCTTGAACGACAAGTTGAAACCATCCGTCACCTGGTCGACTCCTACATGAGCATAATCCATAAGACCTTCAGGGACCAAATGCCAAAGACTGTAATGCACGTCATGGTCAACAGT GTGAAGGAGTTCATTAGGTCCGAGCTGCTGAGCCAGCTCTATCCTCTGAGAGAAACCTTGATGGATGAGTCGCCAGATCAGCAGCAGCACCGGGTGGAGGTGCTCCGCAAGCACAGGGCCCTGAAAGAGGCACTGGCTGTCATCGAACAAGTCTCACTTTCCATCCCCCTGCCTCCACCCGTAGATTCACCCAGGATACAACCTTCCAG TTCCCAGGAGACCTCCAAGAATGGCAGGCCAGGCCACCCTCCACTTCCTTCTCCTCCAGAGCATCACAAGAGACACAATGCTTCCCCAGACAGTTTTATGCATTCCTCCACCCAACATATTCGTCCTCGACCCAGTGGGCCCAG